The Gemmatimonadaceae bacterium genome includes a region encoding these proteins:
- a CDS encoding arginase family protein translates to MRTAAIVLAALILSVHSAGAQRYTDPSGHLRVALVKQPYLPNGTSVGPTTMADGGIQPRLAAAGATVRLFEVKLTAQEDTEYGGWKRLSMALGHFADIVAENERQGWFTVGLEATCPSMPGLVGGLQHSGPTRDPIRVGMLWLDAHPDFNTPETTRSGNLGGMPVAVATGRALQRMRVEAKLDPPLADRDVVMGGVRLTDPLEQELLDKSVIAQLSVDDLRNMTPAVFAQLDRLSRAVDKIYVHIDMDVLDPREVMGHVNKVPNGPSSEQLARLFEQIFARYPKASAIGFATIPATDSGGLSLAAVNRMIEGAVRGVMKRQARP, encoded by the coding sequence ATGCGGACCGCCGCTATCGTCCTCGCCGCACTGATCCTTTCGGTGCACTCCGCTGGCGCGCAGCGCTATACCGATCCGAGCGGGCACCTCCGGGTTGCGCTCGTGAAGCAGCCCTATCTGCCTAACGGAACATCTGTCGGGCCGACGACGATGGCCGACGGCGGCATCCAGCCGCGCCTCGCCGCGGCCGGTGCCACCGTGAGACTGTTTGAGGTGAAGCTCACGGCACAGGAGGACACCGAGTATGGCGGCTGGAAGCGGCTCAGCATGGCGCTCGGACATTTCGCAGACATCGTCGCGGAGAACGAGCGCCAGGGCTGGTTCACCGTTGGACTCGAGGCGACCTGTCCATCGATGCCCGGGCTCGTCGGCGGACTCCAGCACTCCGGCCCAACACGCGATCCGATCAGAGTCGGCATGCTCTGGCTCGACGCGCACCCCGACTTCAACACGCCCGAGACGACGCGCAGCGGGAATCTCGGCGGCATGCCGGTGGCCGTCGCGACGGGCCGCGCGCTCCAACGCATGCGCGTCGAGGCGAAGCTCGATCCGCCACTCGCGGATCGCGATGTCGTCATGGGCGGCGTCCGCCTCACCGATCCGCTCGAGCAGGAGCTACTCGACAAGTCAGTTATCGCGCAACTGAGCGTCGATGATTTGCGCAACATGACACCGGCGGTTTTCGCGCAGCTCGACCGCCTCAGCCGAGCGGTCGACAAGATCTACGTTCACATCGACATGGACGTGCTCGATCCCCGCGAGGTGATGGGTCACGTGAACAAGGTGCCTAACGGTCCATCGAGCGAGCAGCTCGCGCGGCTCTTCGAGCAGATCTTCGCGCGCTATCCGAAGGCGTCCGCGATCGGCTTCGCGACGATCCCCGCCACTGATTCTGGCGGCTTGTCGCTCGCGGCGGTGAATCGGATGATCGAAGGGGCAGTGCGAGGAGTGATGAAGAGACAGGCTAGGCCCTAG
- a CDS encoding metalloregulator ArsR/SmtB family transcription factor, whose protein sequence is MSTVLFEVLAEPNRRQLLDLLREQERTVGELVDALDIGQPAVSKHLRVLRDAGLVEARIDAQRRVYSLRAEPLAEVDAWLAPYRKFWRGRLTALQRHLASDR, encoded by the coding sequence GTGAGCACCGTCCTCTTCGAAGTCCTCGCCGAGCCAAATCGCCGGCAGCTGCTCGACCTTCTGCGAGAGCAGGAGCGCACCGTCGGCGAGCTCGTCGACGCGCTCGACATCGGGCAGCCCGCCGTGTCGAAGCACCTGCGCGTGCTACGCGACGCGGGACTCGTCGAAGCACGCATCGATGCTCAGCGTCGCGTCTACAGCTTGCGGGCCGAGCCGCTCGCCGAAGTCGACGCGTGGCTCGCACCCTACCGGAAGTTCTGGCGCGGCCGGCTCACCGCACTCCAACGCCACCTGGCCAGTGACCGCTGA
- a CDS encoding beta-propeller fold lactonase family protein, translating to MRDLFVASVALLLAAAPAARAQDACNAPAKDPLVQLDMPGRPFEPVISADGCWVFVTITSGGNANGGQVSVVRRSGGALSVARTFSLKGNPTGAVLTHDGKLLIVASGDYLAFLDAARLESGDADPVLGYIGNGSPVGYIYVNVSADDRYLFAAAESGAAILVVDLEQVRAGGFNTRGGVAKLDVGIAPIAVTLSPDGRYLYTTSEVALPAWGWPTTCRPENPNARRNAANHPQGAIIIFDVSQILKDPSHAAVSRVAAGCNPVRLVLSPRGDVAYVSARDDNALEVFDTQRLVTDGGHALVGRAEVGVAPVGVAVIDSGARVVVTSSNRFSGGANDRQPLTVVDAGKLRAGAPSVVGTIPAGAFPRELRLTADGRTLFVTNFASRSLEMIDLGRAPLSR from the coding sequence ATGCGTGACCTCTTCGTCGCCAGCGTGGCACTCCTCCTCGCCGCCGCCCCGGCTGCGCGAGCGCAGGACGCCTGCAACGCGCCAGCAAAAGACCCGCTCGTCCAACTCGATATGCCCGGCCGGCCATTCGAGCCCGTCATCTCAGCGGACGGTTGCTGGGTCTTCGTGACGATCACGTCCGGCGGTAATGCGAATGGTGGACAGGTCTCGGTCGTGCGGCGCTCCGGCGGCGCGTTGTCGGTTGCTCGTACGTTTTCGCTCAAGGGCAATCCTACCGGCGCCGTGCTCACCCACGATGGAAAGCTGCTCATCGTCGCCAGTGGCGACTACCTCGCGTTTCTCGACGCGGCTCGCCTCGAATCCGGCGACGCCGATCCCGTGCTCGGCTACATCGGCAACGGGTCGCCGGTGGGATACATCTACGTCAACGTCAGCGCCGACGACCGATATCTGTTCGCGGCGGCCGAAAGTGGTGCGGCGATTCTCGTCGTCGATCTGGAGCAGGTGCGCGCCGGTGGATTCAACACGCGTGGCGGCGTCGCGAAGCTCGATGTCGGCATCGCGCCGATCGCCGTGACGCTCTCCCCCGACGGCCGCTATCTGTACACGACGAGCGAGGTGGCGCTCCCGGCGTGGGGCTGGCCGACCACCTGCCGCCCCGAGAACCCGAACGCGCGACGCAACGCCGCGAATCATCCGCAAGGCGCAATCATCATCTTCGACGTTTCGCAAATACTCAAAGATCCCTCGCACGCGGCCGTGTCGCGGGTCGCCGCCGGCTGCAACCCCGTGCGGCTCGTGCTCTCGCCGCGCGGCGACGTCGCATACGTCAGCGCGCGTGACGACAACGCGCTCGAGGTGTTCGACACGCAGCGCCTCGTCACTGACGGCGGGCACGCGCTCGTCGGCCGCGCCGAGGTTGGCGTTGCTCCCGTTGGCGTCGCGGTGATCGACAGCGGCGCGCGCGTCGTCGTCACGAGCTCGAATCGATTCAGCGGGGGCGCGAACGATCGTCAGCCGCTCACCGTCGTCGATGCGGGGAAGTTGCGCGCGGGCGCGCCATCGGTCGTCGGAACGATCCCCGCGGGCGCTTTCCCGCGCGAGCTCCGCCTAACGGCCGACGGACGCACGCTGTTCGTGACGAACTTTGCGTCACGCTCACTGGAGATGATCGACCTCGGGCGCGCGCCTCTCTCACGGTGA
- a CDS encoding N-acyl homoserine lactonase family protein, whose protein sequence is MKRVLTMVSLTVLAGAARAQTTPAVTLARLDCGNNTAPTDVGGRMSDTYAFSGLKVQLTFSCYLVRHGDDYMVWDTGNPVGNTPTAPKTSLVDLLGQLKVTPDQVKYVAISHYHGDHTGQVSAFPHATLLIGKGDWDVLTDGKSAAAANPAPFANWITGGGRVEPLSGDKDVFGDGTVVILNTPGHTPGHHSLLVRLKDMGPVLITGDLAHFHENYDSNGVPSFNTDRAATLASLDRFKQIAKNLHATVIIQHDARDIGKLPAFPASAK, encoded by the coding sequence ATGAAGCGAGTGTTGACGATGGTATCATTGACGGTGCTTGCCGGCGCCGCGCGGGCGCAGACTACACCGGCCGTGACCCTCGCGCGTCTCGACTGCGGCAACAACACCGCCCCCACCGACGTCGGCGGCCGGATGTCCGACACGTATGCGTTCAGCGGCCTCAAGGTGCAACTCACCTTCAGCTGCTACCTCGTCAGGCATGGCGACGATTACATGGTGTGGGACACGGGAAATCCTGTCGGCAACACCCCGACTGCTCCCAAGACGAGCCTCGTCGACCTGCTCGGCCAGCTGAAAGTCACACCCGATCAGGTCAAGTACGTCGCCATTAGTCATTACCACGGGGATCATACAGGTCAGGTCAGCGCGTTCCCGCACGCCACGCTGCTCATCGGCAAAGGCGATTGGGATGTTCTCACGGACGGGAAGTCCGCCGCTGCGGCGAATCCGGCGCCATTCGCCAACTGGATCACTGGCGGCGGGAGGGTCGAGCCACTGTCGGGAGACAAGGACGTCTTCGGCGACGGCACCGTCGTCATCCTCAACACGCCCGGCCACACGCCCGGTCACCACAGCCTGCTCGTTAGGCTCAAGGACATGGGCCCGGTGCTCATCACCGGCGACCTCGCGCACTTTCACGAGAACTACGACTCGAACGGCGTGCCAAGCTTCAACACCGATCGCGCCGCGACGCTCGCGTCACTCGATCGCTTCAAGCAGATCGCGAAAAACCTGCACGCCACGGTGATCATTCAGCACGACGCCCGCGATATCGGGAAGCTGCCGGCGTTCCCCGCGTCGGCAAAGTGA
- a CDS encoding alpha/beta hydrolase-fold protein translates to MRGLMTTTALIALGVARSPAMPQRPTPPARDPRAPGFVAATELPDGTVPSPTADGNFIIGPTHAPAPEMAVRSDVPHGAVYTFTMRSADSRIYPGIARDSGTFGVPDPADSAKLIVKTSHPAPYTRRVAVYVPAQYVRGSVAPFIVGADGPDSLLFVALDNLIAAKRVPVMIAISIGNGGGDAQGSERGLEYDTMSGRYAEFVETEVLPLVERQYGVTLTKDPNERATTGNSSGGAAALSMAWYRTDLYHRVLAYSLTAVNQQWPPNPETPHGAWGYHEQLIPNSPANPIRIWMMVGDKDLLNPNPMRDGMHDWVLANERLAATLAAKEYHYQFVFARNALHVDRGVRQQTLPEALEWLWRNQ, encoded by the coding sequence ATGCGCGGACTCATGACGACGACGGCCCTCATCGCCCTCGGCGTCGCAAGATCGCCGGCGATGCCGCAGCGTCCGACTCCGCCAGCCCGCGATCCACGCGCACCAGGATTCGTCGCCGCCACCGAGCTTCCCGACGGCACCGTGCCTTCGCCCACCGCCGACGGAAACTTCATCATCGGGCCGACGCACGCACCCGCGCCCGAGATGGCCGTCCGTAGCGACGTGCCACACGGCGCCGTCTACACGTTCACGATGCGGTCCGCCGACAGCCGGATCTATCCCGGCATCGCGCGCGACTCGGGGACATTCGGCGTTCCCGATCCCGCCGACTCGGCGAAGCTCATCGTGAAGACGAGCCATCCCGCGCCCTACACGCGTCGCGTCGCCGTCTACGTACCCGCGCAATACGTCCGCGGCTCCGTTGCGCCGTTCATCGTCGGTGCCGACGGACCCGACTCCCTTCTCTTCGTCGCCCTCGACAACCTCATCGCCGCGAAGCGGGTCCCAGTCATGATCGCCATCTCGATCGGGAACGGCGGCGGGGACGCGCAAGGGAGCGAGCGTGGACTCGAGTATGATACGATGTCTGGACGCTACGCCGAGTTCGTCGAGACGGAGGTGCTGCCACTCGTCGAGCGGCAGTACGGCGTGACGCTCACGAAGGACCCTAACGAGCGAGCGACCACGGGAAACAGCTCGGGTGGCGCCGCGGCGCTCAGCATGGCGTGGTATCGCACCGATCTCTATCATCGCGTGCTCGCCTATTCGCTCACCGCGGTGAACCAGCAGTGGCCGCCGAATCCCGAGACGCCGCACGGAGCCTGGGGGTATCACGAGCAACTGATCCCGAACAGCCCGGCGAATCCGATCCGTATCTGGATGATGGTCGGCGATAAGGATTTGCTCAATCCGAACCCGATGCGCGACGGGATGCACGACTGGGTGCTCGCGAACGAGCGCCTGGCTGCAACACTCGCCGCCAAAGAGTATCATTATCAATTCGTCTTCGCGCGCAACGCGCTGCACGTCGACCGCGGGGTGCGGCAGCAGACGTTGCCCGAAGCGCTCGAATGGCTATGGCGTAATCAATGA
- a CDS encoding M20/M25/M40 family metallo-hydrolase codes for MSDVNESADDIKRRDFVQGAVTAAAALVVGWRPSLSIPRRPPDDVIAQIALQHDKTLKILQDWIALPSIAAENRGYPQGAEYMAQLARDAGFTHVEVVPTTGKPGVFATLDAGARTSLAIYFMYDVKQFDPAEWSSPPLEGRLVDKPGLGKVIVGRGATNTKGPQTAFLAALHAFKAAGKKPAVNIVLVCEGEEEIGSPNFSQIVFKPEVEAALHKCLGIIIPFGSQDLDGSVQINLGAKGVVELELVSSGEKWGRGPRHDVHSSREAQLDSPTWHLVQALNTLVAADGHTPAVEGFFDKVRPLTATEKRVLEDAIPKRNEAAAKKSLGVEHWYKDESWHDSLVRLVSQPTINIEGLVGGYTGPGGKTILPHRAVAKIDMRLVPDMTAKGTLELLKQHLAKHGFGDIDVNMSGGYDPTETPADSKLVSAMTAAFRKSGVEPVLWPRLAGSWPGVTFTGAPLKLPAGQFGMGHGDGAHAPDEYWVIESSNPKVAGMDGAVKSYVEFFQACSEGARA; via the coding sequence ATGAGCGACGTGAATGAATCGGCTGACGACATCAAGCGGCGAGACTTCGTTCAGGGCGCGGTGACGGCAGCAGCGGCGCTGGTCGTCGGCTGGAGACCGTCGCTGAGCATACCGCGCCGCCCGCCAGACGACGTGATCGCGCAGATCGCGCTCCAGCATGACAAAACTCTAAAGATCCTCCAGGACTGGATCGCGCTGCCCTCGATCGCCGCCGAGAATCGGGGCTATCCGCAAGGCGCCGAGTACATGGCGCAGCTCGCGCGCGACGCGGGGTTCACGCACGTCGAAGTCGTGCCGACGACCGGGAAGCCCGGCGTGTTCGCGACCCTCGATGCCGGCGCGCGGACGTCGCTCGCGATCTATTTCATGTACGACGTCAAGCAGTTCGATCCCGCGGAATGGTCGTCCCCTCCACTCGAGGGGCGACTGGTCGACAAACCAGGACTCGGCAAAGTGATCGTCGGACGCGGCGCGACGAACACGAAAGGGCCGCAGACCGCGTTTCTCGCCGCGCTGCACGCGTTCAAGGCCGCGGGCAAGAAGCCGGCGGTGAATATCGTCCTCGTCTGCGAAGGCGAGGAGGAGATCGGTTCACCGAATTTCTCGCAGATCGTCTTCAAACCCGAAGTCGAAGCCGCGCTCCACAAGTGCCTCGGCATCATCATTCCGTTCGGGAGCCAGGACCTCGACGGCTCCGTCCAGATCAACCTCGGCGCCAAAGGCGTCGTCGAGTTGGAGCTGGTGTCGAGTGGCGAGAAGTGGGGACGCGGCCCGAGGCACGACGTGCACTCGAGCCGCGAGGCGCAGCTCGACAGTCCGACGTGGCATCTCGTTCAGGCTCTCAACACACTCGTCGCCGCCGACGGCCACACACCGGCCGTGGAAGGATTCTTCGACAAGGTGCGGCCACTCACGGCGACGGAGAAACGCGTCCTGGAGGACGCGATCCCGAAGCGCAACGAGGCGGCAGCGAAGAAGTCGTTGGGCGTCGAGCACTGGTACAAGGACGAGTCCTGGCACGATTCGCTCGTTAGGCTCGTGTCGCAGCCCACGATCAACATCGAGGGGCTCGTCGGTGGTTACACGGGCCCCGGCGGGAAGACGATTCTTCCTCACCGCGCCGTCGCGAAGATCGACATGCGGCTCGTGCCCGACATGACCGCCAAGGGTACGCTCGAGTTGCTGAAGCAACACCTCGCCAAGCACGGCTTCGGCGACATCGACGTGAACATGAGCGGCGGCTACGATCCGACAGAGACACCGGCTGATTCAAAGTTGGTGAGTGCAATGACAGCAGCATTCCGCAAATCGGGCGTCGAGCCGGTTCTGTGGCCGCGTCTCGCCGGCTCCTGGCCGGGCGTGACGTTCACCGGCGCACCGCTCAAGCTACCGGCCGGACAGTTCGGCATGGGTCACGGCGATGGCGCGCACGCGCCTGACGAGTACTGGGTTATCGAGTCGTCAAATCCGAAGGTCGCGGGGATGGACGGCGCCGTCAAATCGTATGTCGAGTTCTTCCAAGCGTGTTCTGAAGGGGCTAGGGCCTAG
- a CDS encoding OsmC family protein has protein sequence MTTPSSTLREYDVAAGSTAVFGRVLCSVRDHHYVIDGPVQNGCPGEEVTPVEAFLSAVAACGVELIHVIAKTESRPLDRVSVKVHGWSDRAKQTRTDVSTLNGVTLDFKLWGTDDANAAVLIESFKRR, from the coding sequence ATGACAACTCCCTCATCGACTCTCCGCGAGTACGACGTCGCCGCCGGATCGACGGCCGTGTTTGGCCGCGTCCTGTGTAGCGTGCGGGACCATCACTATGTCATCGATGGGCCGGTGCAGAATGGTTGCCCCGGCGAGGAGGTCACACCCGTCGAGGCGTTCCTCTCCGCCGTCGCGGCGTGCGGTGTCGAGCTCATTCACGTCATCGCCAAGACGGAGAGCAGGCCGCTCGACCGCGTTTCCGTGAAGGTCCATGGTTGGTCGGACCGCGCCAAGCAGACGCGGACCGACGTCAGCACACTGAACGGCGTCACGCTCGACTTCAAGCTCTGGGGCACCGACGACGCGAATGCGGCGGTCCTCATCGAATCGTTCAAGCGGCGGTGA
- a CDS encoding SRPBCC family protein: MTTMTVPMSDQIEEQVLLDTPRARVWRALTNADELGAWFGVNIAGATIAPGAHVVGHITIPGYEHVVFDIAIEEMVAERRFAWRWHPNAIDPKVDYSAEPRTLVTFTLEDAPNGGTLLRVVESGFEALSAARRGPAFTGNSKGWQGQLQKRLPAYLASA; the protein is encoded by the coding sequence ATGACCACGATGACCGTTCCCATGAGCGACCAGATCGAGGAGCAGGTTCTGCTCGATACGCCGCGTGCCCGCGTGTGGCGCGCTCTGACGAATGCCGACGAGTTGGGCGCCTGGTTCGGCGTCAACATCGCAGGCGCGACAATCGCCCCCGGGGCGCACGTTGTCGGACACATAACGATTCCGGGCTATGAGCACGTCGTGTTCGACATCGCGATCGAGGAGATGGTCGCCGAGCGGCGCTTTGCGTGGCGCTGGCACCCGAACGCGATCGACCCGAAGGTCGATTACTCGGCAGAGCCCCGAACACTCGTGACGTTCACGCTCGAGGACGCGCCTAACGGAGGAACGCTACTTCGGGTCGTCGAATCGGGCTTCGAGGCATTGTCGGCCGCGCGGCGCGGTCCGGCATTCACCGGCAACAGCAAGGGTTGGCAGGGACAGCTGCAGAAGCGCTTGCCAGCGTATCTCGCGTCGGCCTAA
- a CDS encoding ABC transporter substrate-binding protein, which translates to MSTQRTTRRAASLGAIAIGIAACTSARPGAPAAPAVASCVIGAARANAGDTLVLATMAPVIGKHVPEATNAAERLVFAQAYETLIDIDCDGRARPGLAASWTLDATRSRVTLALRSGAAFWSGKPVTAGEVLAAWQATASGSTASTRLAREMVGSTTIVDDHTLIVSLPDTAWPVLSDGALAIYEPQSGAGWPEGSGPYRIARNAADTLAGGLVLTPFASSSDPYLVTRRMKSGDPRDAIDAGSDVLVTDDPVAVSYGAARANLVAVPLPWTRTYALAVPSAPKISPTLLQPDSQSVALRASLAHDAVHAEARAAQPPYWWDGGGTCIANLDSLPARASADGRSNRVVYRRDDGIARGLAERLVALDPRTVAAGLAQDDFARALRDGGELAYVLDLPRGSLSLCNDVGELRSAAPWLLRGGADVRLVPLIDTRQTAIVNRHRVSAAVDWRGTLHFSDIGSRP; encoded by the coding sequence ATGTCGACACAACGGACGACTCGACGCGCGGCCTCGCTCGGCGCAATCGCCATCGGTATCGCGGCGTGCACGAGCGCGCGCCCCGGTGCGCCGGCCGCGCCGGCGGTAGCGTCGTGCGTCATCGGCGCGGCGCGAGCCAACGCTGGCGACACGCTCGTGCTGGCCACGATGGCCCCGGTCATTGGCAAGCACGTGCCCGAGGCGACGAACGCCGCCGAGCGACTCGTGTTCGCTCAAGCTTACGAGACGCTGATCGACATAGACTGTGACGGTCGCGCGCGACCCGGGCTGGCCGCGTCATGGACGCTCGACGCAACGAGGTCTCGCGTCACCCTCGCGCTTCGCAGCGGTGCGGCGTTCTGGAGCGGCAAACCCGTGACAGCTGGCGAGGTCCTCGCGGCGTGGCAGGCGACGGCCTCGGGGTCGACGGCTTCGACTCGGCTCGCGCGCGAAATGGTAGGAAGCACCACCATCGTTGATGACCACACGCTGATCGTCTCGCTGCCCGACACCGCGTGGCCTGTGCTGTCCGACGGCGCGCTCGCCATATACGAACCGCAATCCGGCGCTGGATGGCCGGAAGGGTCGGGTCCCTATCGCATCGCCAGGAACGCGGCGGACACTCTGGCGGGAGGGTTGGTGCTGACGCCATTTGCGTCATCGTCCGATCCGTATCTGGTGACTCGGCGCATGAAGAGCGGTGATCCGCGCGACGCCATCGACGCCGGTAGCGACGTGCTTGTCACCGACGATCCCGTCGCCGTCAGTTACGGTGCCGCGCGCGCGAATCTCGTCGCCGTTCCGCTGCCGTGGACGCGCACCTACGCGCTCGCTGTGCCGAGCGCACCGAAGATCTCGCCGACGCTGCTCCAGCCGGATTCCCAGTCCGTTGCGCTGCGAGCGTCGCTGGCGCACGACGCCGTGCACGCTGAAGCCCGCGCCGCGCAACCGCCGTACTGGTGGGATGGCGGCGGTACCTGCATCGCGAACCTGGATTCGCTTCCGGCGCGGGCCTCCGCCGATGGCCGCTCCAACCGTGTCGTCTACCGTCGCGACGATGGCATCGCGCGCGGACTCGCCGAGCGGCTCGTCGCCCTCGACCCACGCACCGTGGCGGCGGGGCTCGCACAGGACGATTTTGCACGCGCGCTTCGTGACGGCGGCGAGCTGGCCTATGTGCTCGACCTGCCGCGCGGGTCCCTGTCATTGTGCAACGACGTCGGCGAGCTCCGGTCGGCAGCTCCCTGGCTGTTGAGAGGCGGCGCGGACGTTAGGCTCGTTCCGCTCATCGACACGCGCCAGACTGCAATCGTGAACCGCCACCGCGTCTCGGCAGCCGTCGACTGGCGCGGCACGCTCCATTTCTCGGACATCGGGAGCCGTCCGTGA
- a CDS encoding carbon-nitrogen hydrolase family protein, translating to MVRIAIVQDEPVPILADGLARTRDRTLAAAREGAQLVVFPETWLPGYPVWLDVCRDVALWDHPPVKAVHARMAANAVAVPGDGADALGAIARDAGVTLVVGVIERVDAGPGHGTLYNAALTFGPDGRLLNHHRKLMPTYSERLVWGQGDADGLQAVDTPNGRVGALVCWEHWMPLARQAMHESGEDVHVALWPTAHEQLQLASRAYAFEGRCYVLVAGSLSRASALPPELEPHPEIVRRPDQWVMRGGSGVIGPDGRYIVEPVYDEPRTITADLDLARLSGERMALDVAGHYSRPDLLHLDVVRGRRR from the coding sequence ATGGTCCGCATCGCCATCGTCCAGGACGAGCCAGTGCCAATTCTCGCGGACGGTCTCGCTCGCACGCGCGACCGCACGTTGGCGGCGGCCCGCGAGGGGGCGCAGCTCGTGGTCTTTCCGGAGACGTGGCTGCCGGGCTACCCGGTTTGGCTCGACGTCTGCCGCGACGTGGCGCTGTGGGATCATCCGCCGGTCAAGGCAGTCCACGCCCGGATGGCGGCCAACGCCGTCGCCGTTCCGGGCGACGGGGCTGATGCGTTAGGCGCGATCGCTCGCGATGCGGGCGTAACGTTGGTCGTCGGCGTCATCGAACGAGTCGACGCGGGACCTGGCCATGGCACGCTTTACAACGCGGCGTTGACGTTCGGCCCGGATGGCCGGCTGCTCAACCATCATCGGAAGCTCATGCCGACCTACTCCGAGCGCCTGGTGTGGGGCCAGGGGGATGCCGACGGCCTCCAGGCAGTCGACACGCCTAACGGCCGGGTCGGAGCGCTCGTCTGCTGGGAGCATTGGATGCCACTGGCGCGCCAGGCGATGCATGAGAGCGGCGAGGACGTTCATGTGGCCTTGTGGCCGACGGCGCACGAACAGCTGCAGCTCGCCAGCCGCGCGTACGCGTTCGAGGGGCGTTGCTACGTGCTCGTCGCTGGATCGCTCTCGCGGGCGTCGGCGCTGCCGCCCGAGCTCGAGCCGCACCCCGAGATCGTTAGGCGTCCCGATCAGTGGGTGATGCGCGGCGGAAGTGGCGTGATCGGGCCGGATGGGCGCTACATCGTCGAGCCCGTGTACGACGAGCCGCGCACCATCACGGCCGACCTCGATCTTGCTCGGCTCTCCGGCGAGCGCATGGCACTCGATGTTGCGGGGCACTACTCACGCCCTGATCTGCTGCACCTGGACGTGGTCCGGGGACGTCGTCGCTGA
- a CDS encoding YbjQ family protein, which produces MLVTTTERAEGYQVKRVLGQVFGVVVRSRSLVGNVMAGFRALAGGEITEYTRLVEDTRRHAIDRMIENARLMGANAVVMMRFDSSEMGQTMSEVVAYGTAVVLDPPPAD; this is translated from the coding sequence ATGCTCGTAACGACGACAGAACGCGCGGAAGGCTATCAGGTCAAACGAGTCCTTGGTCAGGTATTCGGCGTGGTCGTGCGCAGCCGCAGCCTGGTCGGCAACGTCATGGCTGGCTTCCGAGCCCTCGCTGGCGGCGAAATCACCGAATACACGCGGCTCGTCGAGGACACGCGTCGTCACGCCATCGATCGCATGATCGAGAATGCGCGGCTGATGGGCGCGAATGCCGTGGTCATGATGCGCTTCGATTCTTCCGAGATGGGTCAGACGATGTCGGAAGTCGTTGCGTATGGCACTGCAGTGGTGTTGGATCCGCCACCCGCCGACTGA
- a CDS encoding class I SAM-dependent methyltransferase: MKAERPSRTAHFVALGRAIADVGISHVADFHDPTARVFLNEKGKQNLAKIERATRVGQRSMRLEMARGMADIMALRTAAIDKAVRDAIAGGAKQVVILGAGYDGRAWRMPEMAGMKVFEVDHPATQGEKRAHLAELPPAIGMVSFVSIDFERESLDAVLERAGHDRSLPTCWIWEGVVMYLTRDAMRATLANIAGRSASGGSALIVNYHTAHRRLITRLMFWLMGEPQISAWSREEMAADLRSVGFSVGDDSGMADWNKQFARGDAKVERALYMRIAVAHT; encoded by the coding sequence GTGAAAGCTGAGCGCCCCAGCCGCACCGCTCATTTCGTCGCCCTCGGCCGCGCCATCGCCGATGTTGGCATCTCGCACGTCGCGGATTTTCACGACCCAACGGCGCGCGTTTTTCTCAACGAGAAGGGAAAGCAGAATCTCGCCAAGATCGAGCGCGCGACTCGAGTCGGACAGCGCAGTATGCGACTCGAAATGGCGCGTGGCATGGCCGACATCATGGCCCTTCGCACAGCGGCGATCGACAAGGCGGTCCGCGACGCGATTGCCGGTGGCGCGAAGCAGGTCGTCATACTCGGAGCCGGTTATGACGGCCGCGCATGGCGAATGCCCGAGATGGCCGGCATGAAAGTCTTCGAGGTCGATCATCCGGCCACGCAAGGCGAAAAGCGCGCGCACCTCGCCGAGCTGCCGCCAGCCATCGGAATGGTCAGCTTCGTCTCAATCGATTTTGAACGGGAATCGCTCGACGCCGTCCTCGAGCGCGCCGGACACGATCGCTCGCTGCCAACGTGCTGGATCTGGGAAGGAGTCGTTATGTACCTAACGCGAGACGCAATGCGTGCGACGCTCGCCAATATCGCCGGCAGGAGCGCGTCCGGCGGCTCGGCCCTGATCGTGAACTATCACACGGCTCATCGCCGGCTCATCACGCGGCTGATGTTCTGGTTGATGGGAGAACCGCAAATCAGCGCCTGGTCGCGCGAGGAGATGGCCGCGGACCTTCGATCCGTCGGTTTTAGCGTCGGCGACGATTCCGGCATGGCCGACTGGAACAAACAATTCGCTCGGGGCGACGCGAAGGTCGAGCGCGCGCTCTACATGCGAATCGCGGTCGCTCACACCTGA